The sequence ACCGTAGGATAAATCTAATATCTTCTTTACGGCGAAGGTCATCTCCTGAGGAAATACCTCGTCCTGTGGCCTGAGATAGCGAGAAATCGCAGTATCGTAAGTGGCAACGTGCTGGAAGGCCTTCTCAGCTAATTTCCTTCGCTCCGATATGACTATTTCACCGGAACTCATTTTCTGCAGTATTGGGGCGTAGTCTGCAGGGTCGACCACCACAAGGACGTGGGGGAAATTTTTGGCAGCGGCACGGATCATGGTTGGTCCGCCTATATCGATATTCTCCAGGGCTTCGGATAGGGTCACTCCATCTTTGGACACAGTCTGTACGAATGGGTATAGGTTGACCACTACCATGTCGATGGGGGTGATTCCTTTTTCCGATAGTTGTGTCATATGGCTCTCCAGGTCTCTTCGAGCGAGGATGCCACCGTGTACCACGGGGTGAAGAGTCTTCACCCGGCCGTCGAGGATCTCAGGAAATCCGGTCATTTCACCCACGCCACGCACAGGCACTCCTGCTTCCTCCAGTGCTCTCTTGGTGCCGCCGGTGCTGAATATCTCCACACCCAAATCATTTAGCCCGCGGGCAAAATCTACCAGCCCTGCTTTATCCCAGACACTTAAAATAGCGCGCACTGTTACCCCCTAATTATGATATAAAATTTCAATTGTCATCCTGCGATGTTAGTGAAATGTTTTTAGATTCTTCGCTTCGATCCGAGTTATCCAAGGGTATAAGATGCACTATATGACTACCCGCTTCCCCTCCTTTTGCTTTATCACCTCGCCGATGAGCCTGGCGCCCGGTATCTCTCTGATTAGCATGGCCGCGTCTCCGGGGGCAGTAACTACGGCCATGCCTATACCCATGTTGAACACGCGGTACATCTCTTGGTCATCGATGTCGCCCTTTTTTTGAATCAAAGAGAAGATAGGCGGGGCTTCCCAAGCCCCCCGCTCGATTATAGCCGCTAGGCCCTTTGGAAGGATACGGGGCAGGTTTCCCGGCATGCCACCTCCGGTGATATGGGCAAGCCCCTTGATTTGAGGAAGCAACGGGTTGAGCGATAGATAATAGCATCGATGGGGCTCCAGTAATTCCTCTCCCAGAGTACGATTGAGTTCGGGAAAGAACTGGTTCAGACATGAGGGGTTTTCATTAATCTGGAATATCTTCCGCACCAGGGAATAACCATTGGTGTGGAGGCCGCTCGAGGGTAGGCCGATAATGGTATCACCAGTATTTATCGAACTCCCATCGATGATGTTTCTTTTTTCTACCACACCAACGATGAACCCAACAAGGTCGTATTCCCCTTCGGGGTAGAGCCCCGGCATCTCGGCGGTCTCGCCGCCTATCAGAGCGCAACTCACCTCGGCCAATGCATGAGCCATCCCTTCGATAATGCTTTTCAGGGTCTTAGGGATCAGCTTGGCCATGGCGACATAGTCCTGGAAGAAGAGGGGAGTAGCGCCGCAGGTCAGGATATCGTTTACGCAGTGGTTTACCAAGTCCATGCCTATAGTATCATGCTTATCCAGGGCACAGGCAATCTTCAGCTTTGTGCCCACCCCGTCGGTGCTGGAGACAATAACCGGCTCCTTATATCCCTTGAGCTCAAAGAGCCCACCAAAAAAACCGAGGTCACCTATGACCTCGGGAGTAATTGTGGCATGTGCCTGTTTGCGTGCAATCTTTACTATTGTGTCTGCAGCATCGATGTCCACACCTGCGTCTCGATAGGTTCCTCTCTTGGCACCCAAGAATCACTCCTTGAGAGGCTCCAGAGCCAGCTTATCCATACCTAGCTGCACCGGCACCGGATAATCGCCGGTGAAACAGGCGAGACAGAATAGCTCCCTGGGAAGAGCAATCGATTCGATGAGCCCTTCCATGCTCAGGTAGCCAAGAGTGTCAGCGCCGATAAACTGGGCGATCTCGGGGACCTCTTTGTAGGCGGCAATTAGTTCCCAACTGCTAGCCATATCCACCCCAAGGAAGCAGGGGTGCCGAATTGGTGGTGCGCAGATGCGCATATGTACCTCCTTAACGCCACCTCGCCTGAGTAGAGAGATCACCCGCGGTGTAGTGGTGCCCCTGACGATGCTATCATCAACCAGCACCACACTCTTTCCCTCCAGCCTCTCCGGCATTGGATTGAACTTGAGTTTAACGCCAAGCTCCCTGATTCGCTGATCGGGCTCGATGAAGGTGCGTCCGACGTAGCGATTTTTTAACAGCCCCTCCGTAAAGGGGATGCCCGACGCCTGGGAGTAGCCAATACCGGCGGTGGTGGCCGAGTCTGGGACTCCGATCACCATGTCGGCAGCTACCGGGTACTCTTGGGCAAGCTTTGCCCCCATTGCCTCCCTCGCCGAATAGACACGGCGCCCGGCGATCAGGCTATCGGGTCGGGCGAAGTAGATGTATTCGAAAATGCATAAGGCCCGCTTTGTGGTGTTTCTCCTGTCCTTGTAACTTCGTAGCCCTTTGGTATTAATGACCACTATCTCACCTGGCTCGATATCACGTATGAATTGAGCCCCGATATGGTCCAGGGCACAGCTTTCCGAGGAGAGCACCCAACCACCATTGAGTTTACCTAGGCAAAGGGGGCGAACCCCGAGCGGGTCGCGAACCCCGTATAGAGCATCCTCGGTCAGGAGAACAAGGGAATAGGCACCTACCAGCCTCTTCATAGCATGTCGGATCCGCTCGGCCCATGTCTTTCTGGTAGAGGAGAGAATCAGGTAGGCGATAATCTCAGAGTCTGTGGTGGTGGTGAAGGTATAGCCCTGCTCCTCAAGCTGCTGGCGCAACTCTCTGACATTTACGATGTTGCCGTTGTGCCCCAGGGCGAGCCTGCCTGCTGGGCCCTCGACCACAATGGGCTGGGCGTTACCGGCACGGCTGGAGCCAGTGGTAGAATACCGATTATGTCCGATGGCTATGTCGCCACCGAGTTGGCTCAGTACCCTCTCATCGAAAGCCTGAGCTACCAAACCCATCTTGGTGTGCACATGAATCTGCTTCCCATCGGCGGTGGCGATGCCAGAGCTCTCCTGGCCACGGTGTTGGAGGGAGTATAGACCAAAGAAGGTGAGCCTGGCTACATCATCGCCCGGTGCATAGACCCCGAAAAGGGCGCAGCACTCTTTCATGCGTCTTTTTATTGACCCCTATACTTATTATAGCCCCTTCTCTTAGACAGGGTCAATCTATAAAGTTTCGGGCGGTGAGCCAGTTTAGCGCGCAATCCATTGCCCGCTCCTCAAGGCGAAGCCGGTGCCCGGCCCCATCTATCATCATGATCTGCTTGGGTTCACCCGCCCGCTCATAGAGTTCCCGGGCGCTCGAGGGGTACACTACGTCGTCCTGTGTACCATGGATAATAAGTAGCGGTCTCGGTGAAATATTTTCGATCCACTCAATGGGTTTCACCTTGTTAAAGCCAGCCATCCAATCAGCTACCGATGGCGGAAAACCACTGTCCTTGATGATACCGGCATGGCGAAATTGCGCGATGGCGGAATCTGCGCTCTGGCTGTCGTCAGCGAAATGAAAATAGGTGGGGCAGGCACAGATTATGACGGAGCAAACCCTAAAGTCCTGGGAGGCAACATATACGGATACAGCAGCGCCAGCGCTAAAGCCCATGACGGAAATTCTGCCTATATCCACCTCACTCCTGTGGCAAAGATAATCAAGCGCAGCCACCAGGTCCCGGGTCCACCCGGCAATATCGAAGTTGCCCTCGCTATCGCCTGTCCCCCTGAAGTTAAATATGGCAGTTAAAAACCCGTTCCGAGAGAACCTTTGGGCAAGAGCTGGATAGCCTGGATCGCCAAGGTCAGGGGGACCACCCCTAGGAATGCCGTGGCACAGGCATAGAGCGGGTACAGGTTTCGAATACTGCGGATATGGAATATAGACCTGGCCCCTAAGTTCAATGCCATCCGATTGGAAAGATATAAACTGGTGCTGCATCGCTACACCTTCAATAGAACGAAAAACTCGCGGTTTCCCGACGCCCCCGTGATGGGAGATGGGGTAAGCCCGATGAGCCTAAACCCTTTTTCGCATTCCCTGCTCATACTTTGTTCGCTCTCACCCACTTCCACCCCACACCATTCGATAGCCCAGGAGATAAATCTCCCCAGGGCGCGGGCGTGAAGCAAGGGATCCTTGACCAGTCCTCCCCTGCCCACTTGAGCCCGTCCTAACTCAAACTGGGGCTTCACCAGGCAGATTAAATTACCCTCTGGCTTTACCAATTTAGTAACATTGGGCACTACCTTCTCCAGGGAGATGAAGGATAGGTCTACGGTCGCCAGATCGACCGGTTCGGGCAGTGCGAAGGGATAGCGAGCGTTCAACCGTTCCATGATAACCACCCGGGGTTCTACCCTCAATCGGTAGTCTAGCTGTCCATAGCCAACATCGAGGGCATATACCCTGCTCGCCCCACGTTTCAGCAGACAGTCGGTGAATCCCCCGGTTGATGCGCCGACATCGAGAGCCACCAGTGAACTGACATCTATGTGAAACAAATCCAGGGCATGGGCTAGCTTAATGCCCCCTCTGCTCACGAAGGGAGGCTTATGGCGCAGGCGGATGAGGACATCCTCGCTCACCTGGGTGGCTGGTCTGTCGATTACCCTCTCATTGACCAGAACATCGCCTGCCATAATCAGGGCGTTTGCCTTGACCATGCTCTCTGTCAGTCCGCGTTCTACCAGAAGCAGATCGAGACGACGCTTCATCAGGTTTAGCATAAGCCTCACTGGGGTAACAGTCAAGGATTTGTGCCCTGGCAACGCTGGAATAGGGTCATAATTAGGTCTTCGCCATCGCTGTAAAAATGTCCATACTTAAGGCACCGCCAGCGCTTGCGCTGTTGCCCAAGATAGATCCTTTTACCATTGCTCTAGCTATTGAGCAACTTCCTTATTTTGCCCTTACAATGGCTAAAAACGTATATGCGTCCACAACAAGGGCAGGGCACTCTTTTGGGTCGCCCCTCTACCTCAACTACGATGTCTCCACCCCCCCACCTCACCTCCCTTGCATCATACTCTTTATCCCAAATTCGAATACTGATCTCGTTCAGATAGATAGGTGACACCACATGGATTATGAAAGGGTTGTATAATGGCTGCACTATGAGCGTATATAGCAGCGTGATCCCCGGGGCCAGACGCCTGGCGGGTCTTGGGGTAGAGCTATCTAAACCAGCCAGGCAGAGACTCAAATGGTTTGACTACTATAACTCACATGGTCACAATGCTCGCCTCACCTGCCGGTATTTCGGGATCAGCCCCCAGACCTTCTACCGCTGGAAGAACCGCTACGATCCCCTTTACCTGCAAAGCTTAGGGGATCGCTCACGCCGGCCTAAGCACCTGCGCCAGCCTACCTGGTCGATAGAGCTAGCCCAGGCAGTGCTAAGGTTAAGGGAGGAGTACCCCCGCTGGGGCAAGGATAAGCTGGTGATACTCCTGCGGGAGCAGGGCTGTCAGGTATCAACCTCCATGGTGGGAAGGATCATTCACCAACTCAAAGAGCGTGGAGTGCTCAGAGAACCTGTTAGGAACCATGTTTCTGCCCATAGGCGAGGGCTTAAGCGACCATATGCGGTGAGGAAGCCCAAAGACTATGAGGTTACTCAACCGGGGGGTCTGATCCAGCTGGATACCCTGGATATTCGGCCTCTGCCTGGGGTAGTGCTCAAACACCTTACTGCTCGGGATATAACCTCTCGCTGGGATGTAGTGGACGTCTATAGAAGGGCCACCGCCTCTACTGCCGCCCACTTCTTGGACAAACTGGAAAGTAGAGCTCCCTTCCCGCTGAAGGCCATACAAGTGGATGGAGGTTCTGAGTTTGAGGCTGTCTTTGAGCAGGAGTGTCAAAGGAGAAATATCAAGCTCTTCGTATTGCCGCCACACTCACCTAAGCTCAACGGCCATGTGGAGCGGGCTCACCGTACACATGTAGAGGAGTTCTACGAGGTGACCGATAGTTCCTTCGATATTGCCGAACTGAGGGCTAAACTCCTAGAATGGGAGAGTATATATAATACTATAAGGCCACATCAATCCCTGGGCTACCTCACTCCGCTTAAGTTTATAGAACGCTGGAAAGAATCTCAAGGAAAGGAGGTCATGTGTCACTAATGTACTGGACGAGTACAAATACTTGACACATCCATCAAATAGTGGTAAATTAATAAGCTAGTGCTCAGACGCTAGCCTGACAGAGGTCGAAAGGTCATGAGGGCCGGGTCAGTAAGGCAGCTCAGCTCTAAGGCTTTCGGCCTTTAACTATGATTTGGAGGTGCATGTGCCTACCGTTAACCAACTGGTTCGTAAGGGGCGTAAGAAGGCAGGAACTAAGACCAAGACGCCGGCACTGCATTATACTTACAATGCGCTAAAGGGGCGGATGCTGCAAGTGGATGGATGTCCACAGAGGCGAGGTGTTTGCACCCAGGTCAAGACGGCAACACCAAAGAAACCCAACTCAGCATTGCGCAAGGTGGCACGCGTTCGGCTAACTAATGGGATGGAGGTGACTGCCTATATACCTGGTGAGGGTCATACCCTTCAAGAGCACTCGGTAGTCCTACTTCGGGGTGGTCGTGTAAGGGATCTGCCTGGGGTGAGGTATCACATTATTAGGGGTGCTCTGGATACAGGTGGTGTGGAGAATAGGCAGCGGGGACGCAGCAAGTATGGGACGAAGCGGCCCAAGCGCTCCGGCGGAGAGTAAAATGCCTAGAAGAGCAAGGACTACAAAAAGGGATATACCCCCTGACCCGCGGTACCAGAATGTAATGGTGTCCAGACTTATTAATAGGGTGATGACCGGGGGAAAGAAGAATACCGCGGAGCGCATCGTATATGATGCCCTCAATATTATTGCAGAGCAGGTGAAAGAGCAACCTATGGATACCCTTGAGCGAGCGGTTAAAAATGCCACCCCACTTCTTAAGGTTAAGCCGCGTCGAGTTGGTGGTGCTACTTATCAGGTGCCCGTAGAGGTGAGGGCTGATCGTGGCCTGTCTCTGGCATTACGCTGGCTCATCGAAGCAGCTCGGGGTCGTGGGGGTAAGTCCATGGCAGAGAAG comes from Dehalococcoidia bacterium and encodes:
- the purF gene encoding amidophosphoribosyltransferase; this translates as MKECCALFGVYAPGDDVARLTFFGLYSLQHRGQESSGIATADGKQIHVHTKMGLVAQAFDERVLSQLGGDIAIGHNRYSTTGSSRAGNAQPIVVEGPAGRLALGHNGNIVNVRELRQQLEEQGYTFTTTTDSEIIAYLILSSTRKTWAERIRHAMKRLVGAYSLVLLTEDALYGVRDPLGVRPLCLGKLNGGWVLSSESCALDHIGAQFIRDIEPGEIVVINTKGLRSYKDRRNTTKRALCIFEYIYFARPDSLIAGRRVYSAREAMGAKLAQEYPVAADMVIGVPDSATTAGIGYSQASGIPFTEGLLKNRYVGRTFIEPDQRIRELGVKLKFNPMPERLEGKSVVLVDDSIVRGTTTPRVISLLRRGGVKEVHMRICAPPIRHPCFLGVDMASSWELIAAYKEVPEIAQFIGADTLGYLSMEGLIESIALPRELFCLACFTGDYPVPVQLGMDKLALEPLKE
- the purM gene encoding phosphoribosylformylglycinamidine cyclo-ligase, with protein sequence MGAKRGTYRDAGVDIDAADTIVKIARKQAHATITPEVIGDLGFFGGLFELKGYKEPVIVSSTDGVGTKLKIACALDKHDTIGMDLVNHCVNDILTCGATPLFFQDYVAMAKLIPKTLKSIIEGMAHALAEVSCALIGGETAEMPGLYPEGEYDLVGFIVGVVEKRNIIDGSSINTGDTIIGLPSSGLHTNGYSLVRKIFQINENPSCLNQFFPELNRTLGEELLEPHRCYYLSLNPLLPQIKGLAHITGGGMPGNLPRILPKGLAAIIERGAWEAPPIFSLIQKKGDIDDQEMYRVFNMGIGMAVVTAPGDAAMLIREIPGARLIGEVIKQKEGKRVVI
- the rpsG gene encoding 30S ribosomal protein S7, whose translation is MPRRARTTKRDIPPDPRYQNVMVSRLINRVMTGGKKNTAERIVYDALNIIAEQVKEQPMDTLERAVKNATPLLKVKPRRVGGATYQVPVEVRADRGLSLALRWLIEAARGRGGKSMAEKLAAEVLDAAQRQGATIKKRDDTHRMAEANRAFVHYRW
- the rpsL gene encoding 30S ribosomal protein S12; this translates as MPTVNQLVRKGRKKAGTKTKTPALHYTYNALKGRMLQVDGCPQRRGVCTQVKTATPKKPNSALRKVARVRLTNGMEVTAYIPGEGHTLQEHSVVLLRGGRVRDLPGVRYHIIRGALDTGGVENRQRGRSKYGTKRPKRSGGE
- a CDS encoding TlyA family RNA methyltransferase, which gives rise to MTVTPVRLMLNLMKRRLDLLLVERGLTESMVKANALIMAGDVLVNERVIDRPATQVSEDVLIRLRHKPPFVSRGGIKLAHALDLFHIDVSSLVALDVGASTGGFTDCLLKRGASRVYALDVGYGQLDYRLRVEPRVVIMERLNARYPFALPEPVDLATVDLSFISLEKVVPNVTKLVKPEGNLICLVKPQFELGRAQVGRGGLVKDPLLHARALGRFISWAIEWCGVEVGESEQSMSRECEKGFRLIGLTPSPITGASGNREFFVLLKV
- the purH gene encoding bifunctional phosphoribosylaminoimidazolecarboxamide formyltransferase/IMP cyclohydrolase (involved in de novo purine biosynthesis), with the protein product MRAILSVWDKAGLVDFARGLNDLGVEIFSTGGTKRALEEAGVPVRGVGEMTGFPEILDGRVKTLHPVVHGGILARRDLESHMTQLSEKGITPIDMVVVNLYPFVQTVSKDGVTLSEALENIDIGGPTMIRAAAKNFPHVLVVVDPADYAPILQKMSSGEIVISERRKLAEKAFQHVATYDTAISRYLRPQDEVFPQEMTFAVKKILDLSYG
- a CDS encoding integrase core domain-containing protein produces the protein MKGLYNGCTMSVYSSVIPGARRLAGLGVELSKPARQRLKWFDYYNSHGHNARLTCRYFGISPQTFYRWKNRYDPLYLQSLGDRSRRPKHLRQPTWSIELAQAVLRLREEYPRWGKDKLVILLREQGCQVSTSMVGRIIHQLKERGVLREPVRNHVSAHRRGLKRPYAVRKPKDYEVTQPGGLIQLDTLDIRPLPGVVLKHLTARDITSRWDVVDVYRRATASTAAHFLDKLESRAPFPLKAIQVDGGSEFEAVFEQECQRRNIKLFVLPPHSPKLNGHVERAHRTHVEEFYEVTDSSFDIAELRAKLLEWESIYNTIRPHQSLGYLTPLKFIERWKESQGKEVMCH
- a CDS encoding alpha/beta fold hydrolase gives rise to the protein MQHQFISFQSDGIELRGQVYIPYPQYSKPVPALCLCHGIPRGGPPDLGDPGYPALAQRFSRNGFLTAIFNFRGTGDSEGNFDIAGWTRDLVAALDYLCHRSEVDIGRISVMGFSAGAAVSVYVASQDFRVCSVIICACPTYFHFADDSQSADSAIAQFRHAGIIKDSGFPPSVADWMAGFNKVKPIEWIENISPRPLLIIHGTQDDVVYPSSARELYERAGEPKQIMMIDGAGHRLRLEERAMDCALNWLTARNFID